One genomic segment of Streptomyces sp. NBC_00239 includes these proteins:
- a CDS encoding FG-GAP repeat protein, with product MHMMKISRVLGASAVAAVLTAGLTAAPSRAETPVAPVAAAAPKAVRGDLTGDGKADLAVYGGFYGGGQEIQLIPGGAVGTLGRGAAAVNQNDPGIPLRNDPARFEEFGTALAYGDFNADGRTDLAVGAPFATVGGVVSAGAVTVLYGRAGAPYYTRAKVFTQNTPGVPDLAEASDRFSDVLAAGDFDGDGYADLAVGAPLEDVGSKADAGSVTVLRGGASGLTATGARVLTQDTGGVPGTAGLRSRFGERLATGNLAGTPADELVVVAPYDPAPAGTPEFICTGPGGTSQRSRPAGSVTVLRGGTGGPLTRTGAQYLTSAKLALGSITGGLSYSATTAVTGRLYGGTYADLAVSGKYANGGKCNEGAVAVVRGGKNGLPATATTVLTAANAGRPRVEGTLFGADLAVGDVDGSGIPDLLAISRRTSDGEHDTPGYAALLFGSTRGPATAGRFTWAAAQDTDPHLTGGALLDVDGDRTAELVLTAPIATTESDRDTGILYVLKLKKTGTSAGITAWQRVRRGSLGTAGHNGPVGPIAH from the coding sequence ATGCACATGATGAAGATCAGCAGAGTTCTCGGGGCATCGGCCGTCGCCGCGGTCCTCACGGCCGGGTTAACGGCCGCCCCCTCCCGGGCCGAGACGCCGGTCGCCCCCGTCGCGGCCGCGGCCCCGAAGGCCGTGCGGGGCGATCTGACCGGCGACGGCAAAGCAGACCTCGCCGTCTACGGCGGCTTCTACGGGGGTGGCCAGGAGATCCAGCTCATCCCGGGCGGGGCGGTCGGCACGCTCGGCCGCGGGGCGGCAGCCGTCAACCAGAACGACCCCGGCATCCCGCTCAGGAACGATCCCGCCCGCTTCGAGGAGTTCGGCACGGCCCTCGCGTACGGGGACTTCAACGCCGACGGCCGCACCGACCTCGCCGTCGGCGCCCCCTTCGCCACCGTCGGCGGTGTCGTCTCGGCGGGCGCCGTGACCGTCCTGTACGGCAGGGCGGGCGCCCCGTACTACACGCGGGCGAAGGTCTTCACGCAGAACACCCCCGGGGTCCCCGACCTGGCCGAGGCCTCCGACCGTTTCTCCGACGTACTGGCCGCCGGCGACTTCGACGGCGACGGCTACGCCGACCTCGCCGTCGGCGCCCCGCTCGAAGACGTCGGCAGCAAGGCCGACGCCGGATCCGTGACGGTCCTGCGCGGCGGCGCGAGCGGTCTCACCGCCACCGGCGCGAGGGTCCTCACCCAGGACACCGGGGGCGTACCCGGCACGGCGGGCCTCAGGAGCCGCTTCGGCGAGCGGCTCGCCACCGGCAACCTGGCCGGCACTCCCGCGGACGAGCTGGTCGTCGTCGCCCCGTACGACCCCGCGCCCGCCGGCACGCCCGAGTTCATCTGCACCGGCCCGGGCGGGACGAGTCAGAGGTCCAGGCCCGCGGGCTCGGTGACGGTGCTGCGCGGCGGTACGGGCGGCCCGCTCACGCGCACCGGGGCGCAGTACCTGACCTCCGCGAAGTTGGCCCTCGGGAGCATCACCGGCGGCTTGTCCTACTCCGCCACCACGGCCGTCACGGGCCGGCTGTACGGCGGCACGTACGCGGACCTGGCCGTCTCCGGCAAGTACGCGAACGGCGGGAAGTGCAACGAGGGGGCCGTGGCCGTCGTGCGCGGCGGCAAGAACGGCCTCCCCGCGACGGCGACGACCGTGCTCACCGCCGCCAACGCCGGCCGCCCGCGGGTGGAGGGAACCCTCTTCGGGGCCGACCTGGCGGTCGGCGACGTGGACGGCAGCGGCATCCCCGACCTGCTCGCGATCTCCCGCCGCACCTCTGACGGCGAACACGACACCCCCGGCTACGCGGCGCTCCTGTTCGGTTCCACCCGCGGCCCCGCCACTGCCGGCCGGTTCACCTGGGCGGCCGCGCAGGACACCGACCCCCACCTCACCGGCGGGGCACTGCTGGACGTGGACGGCGACCGCACGGCCGAGCTCGTCCTCACCGCTCCCATCGCAACGACCGAATCGGACCGCGACACGGGCATCCTGTACGTCCTGAAGCTGAAGAAGACGGGCACCTCCGCCGGCATCACCGCCTGGCAGCGCGTGCGGCGCGGATCCCTCGGCACGGCGGGCCACAACGGCCCCGTCGGCCCGATCGCCCACTAG